A portion of the Collinsella aerofaciens genome contains these proteins:
- a CDS encoding NAD(+) synthase: protein MNLHLSQSDGFLRVAAASPRIRVADVEGNAEVALAAVRDAAERGVRALVLPELNLTGYTAADLFHNRTLLHACEAALAHILDETRELPIVFTIGLPVAVAENIYNCAAVCCAGELLGLTAKKYLPNYGEFYERRWFAPAPADFVWLEFAGQGPVPLGSRLVYRCCDEGAEDLVLGVEVCEDLWVPAPPSTEMALAGATVILNPSASDEIIGKADYRRSLISNQSARLYCAYAYADASEGESTTDMVFAGENLVYENGSKLAATKLLTCDMAIADVDLDRLVAERRRSTTWTRADDAPEATTVEFSFEGVLVEEPVLRYALDIDRVFPRAPFVPADHGDLAERCETILDLQTAGLKTRLAHTGTKAAVIGLSGGLDSTLALLVTVRAFDALGLPRTGITAVSMPGFGTTHRTKSNAESLARDLGVSFREVSIHAAVEQHFKDIEHDPAVQDVTYENSQARERTQILMDLANQAGGFVIGTGDLSELALGWATYNGDHMSMYAVNASVPKTLVRHLVRYAADVFGGRIAEVLLDILDTPVSPELLPPTGDGEIAQKTEDLVGPYELHDYFLYYLLRFGFEPGKIYRMALKSFEGVYDAKTVHAWLRTFYRRFFAQQFKRSCLPDGPKVGSVTLSPRGDWRMPSDASSRLWLAQIDALNAID, encoded by the coding sequence ATGAATCTTCACCTTTCTCAGTCTGATGGCTTTTTGCGTGTGGCGGCGGCGTCGCCGCGGATTCGCGTCGCCGATGTCGAGGGCAATGCCGAGGTTGCGCTGGCGGCTGTTCGCGATGCTGCCGAGCGCGGCGTTCGTGCTCTGGTGCTGCCCGAGCTTAACCTGACCGGCTATACCGCGGCTGACCTGTTCCATAACCGCACACTACTGCATGCCTGCGAGGCGGCACTGGCACATATTCTCGATGAAACCCGTGAGCTGCCGATTGTCTTTACCATCGGTCTTCCCGTTGCAGTTGCCGAGAATATCTACAACTGCGCCGCCGTGTGCTGCGCGGGCGAGCTTTTGGGCCTCACGGCCAAGAAGTATCTGCCCAACTATGGCGAGTTCTATGAGCGCCGTTGGTTTGCTCCGGCGCCTGCGGATTTCGTGTGGCTTGAATTTGCCGGTCAGGGTCCGGTCCCGCTGGGTTCGAGGCTTGTCTACCGATGCTGTGATGAGGGCGCCGAGGACCTGGTGCTGGGCGTTGAGGTCTGTGAGGACCTGTGGGTGCCGGCGCCCCCTTCGACCGAGATGGCGCTTGCCGGTGCGACGGTGATTCTCAACCCGTCGGCCTCTGACGAGATCATCGGCAAGGCAGATTACCGCCGCAGCCTTATCTCTAACCAAAGCGCGCGCCTGTACTGCGCCTATGCCTACGCGGACGCGAGTGAGGGCGAGTCCACGACCGATATGGTCTTTGCGGGCGAGAACCTCGTCTACGAAAACGGCTCCAAGCTCGCCGCGACCAAACTGCTTACCTGCGATATGGCCATCGCCGACGTTGACCTTGACCGCCTGGTTGCCGAGCGCCGTCGCTCGACGACGTGGACGCGCGCGGATGATGCGCCGGAGGCCACGACCGTTGAATTTTCGTTTGAGGGCGTGCTGGTCGAAGAACCTGTCCTGCGCTATGCGCTCGACATCGACCGTGTCTTCCCCCGCGCACCCTTCGTGCCTGCCGACCATGGCGACCTAGCCGAGCGCTGTGAGACCATCCTCGACCTGCAGACCGCCGGCCTCAAGACCCGCCTTGCCCATACGGGTACCAAGGCTGCGGTCATCGGTCTTTCGGGCGGCCTGGATTCCACGCTGGCACTGCTTGTGACCGTGCGTGCCTTCGATGCACTGGGGCTGCCGCGCACCGGTATCACTGCCGTGTCCATGCCCGGCTTTGGCACGACGCATCGCACCAAGTCGAATGCCGAGTCGCTTGCCCGAGACCTGGGCGTGAGCTTCCGCGAGGTTTCGATTCACGCGGCCGTGGAGCAGCACTTTAAGGATATCGAGCATGACCCTGCTGTGCAGGACGTGACCTACGAGAACAGCCAGGCTCGCGAGCGTACGCAGATTCTGATGGATTTGGCCAACCAGGCTGGTGGTTTTGTCATCGGTACGGGCGATCTGTCGGAGCTGGCGCTCGGCTGGGCTACCTATAACGGCGACCACATGAGCATGTACGCCGTCAACGCGAGCGTGCCCAAGACGCTTGTACGCCATCTGGTGCGCTATGCGGCTGATGTCTTTGGCGGGCGTATTGCCGAGGTCTTGCTCGACATCCTTGATACGCCGGTGTCCCCCGAGCTTCTGCCGCCCACGGGCGATGGCGAGATTGCGCAGAAGACCGAGGATTTGGTGGGTCCGTACGAGCTGCACGACTACTTCCTCTACTACCTGCTGCGTTTTGGCTTTGAGCCGGGCAAGATCTACCGCATGGCGCTCAAGAGTTTCGAGGGTGTCTACGACGCCAAGACCGTCCACGCATGGTTGCGTACGTTCTATCGTCGCTTCTTTGCCCAGCAGTTTAAGCGCAGCTGCCTGCCCGACGGTCCCAAGGTGGGCTCGGTGACGCTCAGCCCACGCGGCGATTGGCGTATGCCGAGTGACGCCAGCTCGCGACTGTGGCTTGCGCAGATCGACGCGCTTAATGCAATTGACTAA
- a CDS encoding ThiF family adenylyltransferase, with translation MTETAAALVETRDTKLEIIMGREALDKLADATVLVLGCGGVGSNCCEALARGGIGHFVILDKDIIAPSNINRQAIAFHSTVGKRKVDVMEAMIHDINPAATVIKRTEYLLSDNIDEFFSSVLEQTDGKLDYVVDAIDTISAKLTIAKYAQDHDIRLVSSMGGANKLHPECLRFADIFDTVRDPMSRIMRKECKKRGIKSLHVLFSCEESVKTQPRDPSNIHERTELGTASFMPPIMGQMIAGEVIRQVSGRGCEHVRADGQRLD, from the coding sequence ATGACCGAAACCGCTGCCGCTCTCGTCGAGACACGCGACACCAAGCTCGAGATCATCATGGGCCGCGAGGCACTCGATAAGCTCGCCGATGCTACGGTGCTGGTGCTCGGCTGCGGAGGCGTGGGCTCCAACTGCTGCGAGGCACTCGCCCGCGGCGGCATCGGTCATTTCGTCATTCTGGACAAGGACATCATCGCGCCCAGCAATATCAATCGCCAAGCCATCGCCTTTCACAGCACCGTCGGCAAGCGCAAGGTTGACGTGATGGAAGCCATGATCCACGATATCAATCCTGCCGCCACCGTCATCAAGCGCACTGAATACCTGCTGAGCGACAACATCGACGAGTTCTTTTCGAGCGTTTTGGAGCAGACGGACGGCAAGCTCGACTACGTCGTCGACGCCATCGACACCATCTCGGCCAAGCTCACCATTGCCAAATATGCTCAGGACCACGACATTCGTTTGGTTAGCTCCATGGGCGGGGCCAACAAGCTCCATCCCGAGTGTCTCCGCTTTGCCGATATTTTCGATACGGTACGTGACCCCATGAGCCGCATTATGCGCAAAGAATGTAAGAAGCGCGGAATCAAGAGCCTACATGTACTGTTTAGCTGCGAGGAATCGGTTAAGACACAGCCCCGCGACCCTTCCAACATCCACGAGCGCACCGAGCTGGGAACTGCCAGTTTTATGCCGCCCATCATGGGACAGATGATCGCCGGCGAGGTTATCCGCCAGGTCAGCGGGCGCGGGTGCGAGCATGTGCGCGCCGACGGCCAGCGCCTAGATTAA
- a CDS encoding L-lactate dehydrogenase, with protein sequence MVNEKKVAIVGCGFVGSSSAFALMQSGLFSEMVLIDVDKNRAEGEALDIAHGMTFAEPMKIYAGDYSDVADAAMIVVTAGAAQKPGETRLDLVNKNVSIFKSIIPEIKKSGFDGILLIVSNPVDVLTYAAIKMSGLPEGHVIGSGTVLDTGRLQQMLGAHVEVDPRDVQAYVMGEHGDSEFVAWSSAQVAGVPLNTFCELHGHLEHEAAEKRIAEDVKNSAYTIIEKKHATYYGVAMAVKRICTAVMRDEQTVLPVSSLMVGEYGLSDLAISMPTVVGRDGVVCRVPVPLNDDEQHELTASAKALKDIIDSVDFSC encoded by the coding sequence ATGGTTAACGAGAAGAAGGTCGCTATTGTCGGCTGCGGTTTCGTTGGTTCGTCTTCGGCGTTCGCGCTGATGCAGAGTGGCCTGTTCTCCGAGATGGTCCTCATCGACGTGGACAAGAACCGCGCCGAGGGTGAGGCCCTGGATATCGCGCACGGCATGACGTTTGCCGAGCCGATGAAGATCTACGCCGGCGATTATTCCGATGTCGCCGACGCCGCCATGATCGTCGTCACCGCTGGCGCTGCCCAGAAGCCCGGTGAGACTCGCCTGGACCTGGTCAACAAGAACGTCAGCATCTTTAAGTCCATTATCCCCGAGATTAAGAAGTCTGGCTTCGACGGCATCCTGCTCATCGTCTCCAACCCGGTCGACGTGCTGACCTATGCCGCCATCAAGATGTCCGGCCTGCCCGAGGGCCACGTTATTGGCTCCGGCACCGTGCTCGACACCGGCCGTCTGCAGCAGATGCTTGGTGCCCACGTTGAGGTCGACCCGCGCGATGTCCAGGCCTATGTCATGGGTGAGCACGGCGACTCTGAGTTTGTCGCTTGGTCCAGCGCTCAGGTTGCCGGCGTTCCGCTGAACACCTTCTGCGAGCTTCACGGCCACCTGGAGCATGAGGCCGCCGAGAAGCGCATCGCCGAGGACGTCAAGAACTCCGCCTACACCATCATCGAGAAGAAGCACGCCACCTACTATGGCGTCGCCATGGCCGTCAAGCGTATCTGCACTGCCGTCATGCGTGACGAGCAGACCGTTCTGCCCGTTTCCTCGCTCATGGTGGGCGAGTACGGCCTGTCCGATCTTGCCATCTCCATGCCGACCGTCGTTGGCCGCGACGGCGTTGTCTGCCGCGTCCCCGTGCCGCTGAACGATGACGAGCAGCATGAGCTTACCGCCTCCGCCAAGGCCCTCAAGGACATCATCGACAGCGTCGACTTCTCCTGCTAA
- a CDS encoding pyridoxal phosphate-dependent aminotransferase, whose protein sequence is MQASQRLDRFGAEVFASLNNKLLALKAQGKTIYNMSVGTPDFKPYDHVVEALTQAAQDPEMWKYALRDLPELKQAVCDYYERRFGVSGITPSMVQSCNGTQEGVGHLGLALLDPGDTILVPDPCYPVFEAGAKIADAKLEYYPLVAEHNYLPYVAGIDPEVADRAKYMIVSLPANPVGSVGTPEVYEEIIAFAREHDLLIVHDNAYSDIVFDGEPGGSFLQYPGALEVGVEFFSLSKSFNVTGARIGFLVGREDVVSAFAKLRGQIDFGMFFPIQKAAIACLNGPRDEVEAQRLKYQERRDALCDGLEGLGWERPNAHGSMFVWAKLPGGRTDSMAFCEELMEKAGVVVTPGASFGPSGEGHVRMALVLPPDQIALAVEAIREAGLY, encoded by the coding sequence ATGCAGGCATCGCAGCGTCTCGACCGCTTTGGCGCGGAGGTCTTCGCCTCGCTCAACAACAAGCTTCTCGCGTTGAAGGCTCAAGGCAAGACCATTTACAACATGAGCGTGGGCACGCCCGACTTTAAGCCGTACGACCACGTGGTCGAGGCGCTCACGCAAGCAGCCCAAGATCCCGAGATGTGGAAGTATGCCCTGCGCGACCTGCCCGAACTCAAGCAAGCCGTGTGCGATTACTATGAGCGCCGCTTTGGCGTTTCGGGTATTACGCCGTCCATGGTGCAGTCGTGCAACGGCACGCAGGAGGGCGTGGGCCATTTGGGCCTGGCCCTGCTCGATCCGGGCGACACCATTCTGGTTCCCGATCCGTGCTACCCGGTCTTTGAGGCGGGTGCCAAGATCGCCGATGCCAAGCTCGAGTACTATCCGTTGGTTGCCGAGCACAATTACCTGCCCTATGTGGCAGGTATCGATCCCGAAGTGGCCGATCGTGCCAAGTATATGATCGTGTCGCTGCCCGCAAACCCGGTCGGCTCGGTGGGCACGCCCGAGGTCTACGAGGAGATCATCGCTTTCGCCCGCGAGCACGACCTGCTCATCGTCCATGACAACGCGTACTCCGACATCGTGTTCGACGGCGAGCCGGGCGGCAGCTTCTTGCAGTATCCCGGTGCGCTTGAGGTGGGCGTGGAGTTCTTCTCGCTCTCCAAGTCGTTTAACGTCACCGGTGCCCGCATCGGCTTTTTGGTCGGCCGCGAGGACGTGGTCTCTGCCTTTGCCAAGCTGCGCGGCCAGATCGACTTTGGCATGTTCTTCCCGATCCAGAAGGCTGCTATCGCCTGCCTGAACGGTCCTCGCGATGAGGTCGAGGCGCAGCGTCTGAAGTACCAGGAGCGCCGCGATGCCCTGTGCGACGGTCTTGAGGGCCTGGGCTGGGAGCGTCCCAACGCGCATGGCTCCATGTTTGTGTGGGCCAAGCTTCCCGGTGGCCGCACCGATTCCATGGCGTTTTGCGAGGAGCTCATGGAGAAGGCCGGCGTTGTGGTGACGCCGGGCGCGAGCTTTGGTCCTTCGGGCGAGGGGCACGTGCGCATGGCGCTGGTCTTGCCGCCCGACCAGATTGCTTTGGCTGTCGAGGCCATTCGCGAGGCGGGCCTGTATTAG
- the dapD gene encoding 2,3,4,5-tetrahydropyridine-2,6-dicarboxylate N-acetyltransferase, whose amino-acid sequence MSNAAEMDAQEIINYIATAPKKTPVKLYVREKPGMKVAWGDAHVYGGRRGKTVFGDWDELKAILDANADSIDYYDVENDCRNSAVPMLDLKGINARIEPGAIIRDRVEIGDRAVIMMGAIINIGSVIGEGSMIDMGAVLGGRATVGKNCHIGAGTVLAGVVEPASATPVIIEDDVMIGANAVVLEGVHVGKGAVVAAGAVCVEDVPAGAVVAGVPARVIKMRDEKTDSKTGLEEGLRQL is encoded by the coding sequence ATGAGCAATGCAGCCGAGATGGATGCACAGGAGATTATCAACTACATCGCCACCGCGCCCAAGAAAACGCCCGTCAAGCTGTACGTGCGCGAGAAGCCCGGCATGAAGGTTGCCTGGGGCGACGCACATGTCTACGGCGGCCGTCGTGGCAAGACCGTCTTTGGCGACTGGGATGAGCTCAAGGCCATCCTGGACGCCAATGCCGATTCCATCGATTACTACGACGTGGAGAACGACTGCCGCAACTCCGCCGTGCCCATGCTCGACCTTAAGGGCATCAATGCCCGCATCGAGCCGGGCGCGATCATCCGTGACCGCGTCGAGATCGGCGATCGCGCCGTCATCATGATGGGTGCCATCATCAATATCGGCTCCGTCATCGGTGAGGGCTCCATGATCGACATGGGCGCCGTGCTGGGCGGCCGTGCCACCGTGGGCAAGAACTGCCACATCGGCGCTGGAACCGTGTTGGCAGGCGTCGTTGAACCCGCAAGTGCCACGCCCGTCATCATCGAGGACGATGTCATGATCGGCGCCAACGCCGTGGTCCTGGAGGGCGTGCACGTAGGCAAGGGCGCTGTCGTTGCCGCCGGCGCCGTATGCGTCGAGGACGTCCCCGCCGGTGCCGTCGTGGCCGGTGTCCCCGCCCGCGTCATCAAGATGCGCGACGAGAAGACCGACAGCAAGACCGGCCTGGAAGAGGGCTTACGTCAACTTTAA
- a CDS encoding Mbeg1-like protein → MSDSPNFLTYAQTAFDPFEERPFCAVDSLVFAWLSYLRLPGVMAELTNWQGLDVRELLRAECYRDMIGDLWDPEGSRALLEAVAASPRYRGVHVCGYRAVSDVVATEQFAAMAFRFPAGFSYLSFRGTDSTIVGWKEDFNMAFRCPVPAQESAARYVDEAADAIDGPLLCGGHSKGGNLAVYGAAMCSDVARGRIERVYSHDGPGFVEEFLNGDAFADLSGRIDKTLPRLSIFGMMFETQEDYAIVESTEFSLLQHNPFSWVVDGRDFAYCERLSAGARYVDDSIREMLLAVSPSERERFVDALFSVFEATGAERFADIAGNLRESLPVMLQAAQGFDEDTRRFVSQTIVAILKCALLPKRPQIDMPAAGKSLAEQLEAWQSELLR, encoded by the coding sequence ATGTCGGATTCGCCTAATTTTTTGACCTATGCCCAGACGGCGTTTGATCCGTTTGAGGAACGGCCGTTCTGCGCGGTGGATAGCCTGGTCTTTGCGTGGTTGTCCTATTTGCGTTTGCCGGGTGTTATGGCGGAGCTGACGAACTGGCAGGGCCTAGACGTACGCGAGCTGCTTCGTGCCGAGTGCTACCGGGACATGATTGGCGACCTGTGGGATCCAGAGGGGAGCAGGGCCTTGTTGGAGGCCGTGGCAGCAAGCCCTCGCTACCGTGGCGTGCACGTTTGCGGCTATCGTGCCGTGAGCGATGTGGTGGCGACAGAGCAGTTTGCAGCCATGGCGTTCCGGTTTCCGGCGGGGTTTAGCTATCTTTCCTTCCGGGGGACCGACAGCACGATTGTGGGCTGGAAAGAGGACTTCAACATGGCGTTCCGGTGTCCCGTGCCGGCCCAGGAATCCGCGGCGCGTTATGTGGACGAGGCGGCGGATGCGATTGACGGGCCGCTTTTGTGCGGAGGTCATTCCAAGGGTGGAAACCTTGCGGTGTACGGTGCGGCGATGTGCTCCGATGTCGCCCGTGGGCGAATCGAACGGGTGTATTCCCATGATGGTCCGGGCTTCGTCGAGGAGTTTCTGAACGGCGACGCCTTTGCCGATCTTTCCGGTCGAATTGACAAGACGCTACCTCGGTTGTCGATCTTTGGCATGATGTTCGAGACGCAGGAGGACTATGCCATCGTTGAGAGCACCGAGTTCAGCCTGCTGCAGCATAATCCCTTTAGCTGGGTGGTTGATGGTCGCGACTTCGCGTACTGTGAGCGCCTGTCCGCCGGTGCTCGATACGTTGATGACTCCATTCGCGAGATGCTGCTTGCAGTGTCACCTAGCGAGCGCGAGCGTTTTGTAGATGCGTTGTTCTCCGTGTTTGAGGCTACGGGTGCTGAGCGGTTTGCGGATATCGCCGGGAATCTGCGCGAGAGCCTGCCCGTGATGCTCCAGGCTGCGCAAGGCTTTGACGAGGATACGCGACGCTTTGTCTCGCAGACCATCGTGGCAATTCTTAAATGCGCACTGCTGCCCAAACGACCCCAGATCGACATGCCCGCTGCCGGCAAGAGCCTGGCAGAGCAGCTCGAGGCATGGCAGTCCGAGCTCCTGCGCTAA
- a CDS encoding SdpI family protein encodes MNNENKGIHPTGVSSRVWIALVALCVANVVAHLMVMPSLPAQIPTHWGANGAVDGWGPSWMASALGVLPLALLAMFCVVPRIDPKGEAYRTSGKFYQGFVIAFTLFMCAISWLGELTVWGVVPAVGSVNVLISGVVGLLFIGVGNYLPRVKQNYTLGIKTPWALADPENWRRTQRFGGSCFMVLGIGLIVMGVAGSVLSSEVVAAVIAVLAFGSVGAVYVYSYLLWRKSQRAAR; translated from the coding sequence ATGAATAACGAAAACAAGGGCATTCACCCCACGGGGGTATCGTCGCGCGTGTGGATTGCGCTGGTCGCTCTGTGCGTCGCCAATGTCGTAGCGCACCTCATGGTGATGCCGAGCTTGCCTGCGCAGATTCCCACGCACTGGGGCGCGAACGGCGCCGTCGACGGTTGGGGTCCTAGCTGGATGGCCTCCGCGCTCGGCGTGCTGCCTCTGGCGCTTCTCGCAATGTTCTGCGTGGTGCCGCGCATCGACCCCAAAGGTGAGGCATATCGAACCTCGGGCAAGTTCTACCAGGGCTTCGTAATCGCCTTCACCTTGTTCATGTGCGCCATAAGCTGGCTGGGAGAGCTTACGGTCTGGGGCGTGGTGCCGGCGGTCGGTTCGGTTAACGTGCTGATTTCCGGTGTTGTCGGTTTGCTGTTCATCGGCGTAGGCAACTACTTGCCGCGTGTGAAGCAGAACTATACGCTCGGTATCAAGACACCCTGGGCGCTTGCCGATCCCGAGAACTGGCGCCGTACGCAGCGTTTTGGCGGCTCCTGCTTTATGGTGCTGGGTATTGGCCTGATTGTGATGGGCGTGGCAGGCAGCGTGCTTTCGAGTGAAGTCGTCGCCGCGGTGATTGCGGTTCTGGCGTTTGGTTCGGTTGGAGCCGTCTACGTCTACTCGTATCTGTTGTGGCGCAAATCGCAGCGAGCCGCTCGTTAA
- a CDS encoding nucleoid-associated protein: MKINHAILHILDFDSAVNVMSQRELDIESRTVRNFVTTHLRRARTSADNKRATFAENSAFGGELKGYFFGEREFVDLSQQIAEFISSELTKAEKAESTDVLVADFDDDEDARWFAVMLLGSKQAFMHEVGREEGEVRNDIARHYAILPNPSQKVPSYAIVRASTMEIGYVDKKRKIAGEDRMLIPDGLLQCDTGVSGKEVIDTVTRVVEEVAEEHGANTAVALAKVKAAVAEKVEDDEELPPWDIVDEVFEDEPVIKESVRAALTEEKVPERVPVERKQVERAAVRNHKIRTDTGIEISFPAEMGSNSEYIEFVNEPNGLISIELKNIGSIENR; encoded by the coding sequence ATGAAAATCAATCACGCGATTCTACATATCCTGGACTTTGACTCTGCCGTCAACGTCATGAGCCAGCGCGAGCTCGATATCGAGAGCCGTACCGTGCGCAACTTTGTGACCACGCATCTGCGCCGCGCACGCACTTCGGCCGATAATAAACGCGCTACGTTTGCCGAGAACTCTGCGTTTGGCGGCGAGCTCAAGGGCTATTTCTTTGGCGAGCGCGAGTTCGTAGACCTGTCGCAGCAGATTGCGGAGTTCATTTCCTCCGAGCTTACCAAGGCCGAAAAAGCCGAGTCCACCGATGTGCTCGTGGCCGACTTTGACGACGACGAGGATGCCCGCTGGTTTGCCGTGATGCTGCTGGGCTCCAAACAGGCCTTTATGCACGAGGTGGGCCGCGAGGAGGGCGAGGTACGCAACGACATCGCGCGTCACTACGCCATTCTGCCGAACCCTTCGCAAAAGGTGCCGAGCTATGCCATCGTGCGCGCGAGCACCATGGAGATCGGCTATGTGGACAAGAAACGCAAGATTGCCGGCGAGGACCGTATGCTCATTCCCGACGGTCTGCTGCAGTGCGATACGGGCGTGTCGGGAAAGGAAGTCATCGACACCGTGACGCGTGTGGTCGAGGAGGTCGCCGAGGAGCACGGCGCCAACACGGCCGTGGCGCTCGCCAAGGTTAAGGCCGCTGTGGCCGAGAAGGTCGAGGATGACGAGGAGCTGCCGCCTTGGGATATCGTCGATGAGGTCTTTGAGGACGAGCCGGTCATCAAGGAGAGCGTGCGCGCGGCGCTGACCGAAGAGAAGGTGCCCGAGCGTGTGCCCGTGGAGCGCAAGCAGGTCGAGCGTGCGGCCGTGCGCAACCACAAGATTCGTACCGATACGGGCATCGAGATCAGCTTCCCGGCCGAGATGGGTTCGAATTCCGAGTACATTGAGTTCGTCAATGAGCCCAACGGCCTCATCTCCATCGAGCTCAAGAATATCGGCAGCATCGAGAATCGATAA
- a CDS encoding autorepressor SdpR family transcription factor yields MPGEGFKALADPTRRRILELLREGNCTAGELAEHFDISKPSLSHHLATLKNAGLVTDERHGQNIVYSLNTTVMQDLIGWFMGFTNTEGDKDE; encoded by the coding sequence ATGCCGGGAGAGGGTTTTAAGGCGCTTGCCGATCCAACGCGACGGCGCATTTTGGAGTTGCTGCGCGAGGGCAATTGCACGGCGGGGGAGCTTGCCGAGCATTTCGATATCAGTAAGCCGTCGCTGAGTCATCACTTGGCGACGCTCAAAAACGCCGGGTTGGTGACCGACGAGCGCCATGGCCAAAACATCGTATACAGCTTAAACACCACCGTCATGCAGGATTTGATTGGCTGGTTTATGGGCTTTACAAACACGGAAGGTGATAAGGATGAATAA
- the ettA gene encoding energy-dependent translational throttle protein EttA, with protein sequence MAEFIYQMYQARKAHGDKVILDDVTLSFYPGAKIGVVGPNGMGKSTLLKIMAGIEEVSNGDARLTPGYTVGILQQEPPLDDDKTVIENVRMAFGDMIAKVDRFNKIGEEMCDPDCDMDALMAEMGKLQDEIDAADGWDIDSKLGQAMDALQLPDSDMPVNVLSGGERRRVALCKLLLEAPDLLLLDEPTNHLDAESILWLEHFLHNYQGAVLAVTHDRYFLDNVAEWICEVDRGHLYPYKGNYSTYLETKAARIEAQGNRDAKLAKRMEAEIEWVRSSPKARQAKNKARLARYEEMEAEARASQKLDWTDIRIPVGPRLGNKVLEAHHLHKEFDGRVLIDDLSFTLPRNGIVGVIGPNGVGKTTLFKTIVGLEPLTSGELEVGETVKISYVDQNRSGIDPDKNLWEVVSDGLDHMMVGETEVPSRAYVASFGFKGQDQQKRAGVLSGGERNRLNLALTLKQGGNLLLLDEPTNDLDVETLSSLEAALLEFPGCSVVISHDRMFLDRVATHILAWEGTDENPGNWYWFEGNFEAYQANRIERLGEDAAQPHRIHRKLTRD encoded by the coding sequence ATGGCGGAGTTTATCTACCAGATGTATCAGGCTCGCAAGGCTCATGGCGACAAGGTGATCCTTGACGATGTGACCTTGAGCTTCTATCCCGGTGCGAAGATCGGCGTCGTGGGACCCAACGGTATGGGCAAGTCGACCCTGCTCAAGATCATGGCCGGTATCGAGGAGGTCTCCAACGGCGATGCCAGGCTCACTCCAGGCTACACCGTGGGCATCCTGCAGCAGGAGCCGCCGCTCGATGACGACAAGACCGTTATCGAGAACGTGCGCATGGCGTTTGGCGACATGATCGCCAAGGTCGATCGCTTCAACAAGATCGGCGAGGAGATGTGCGACCCGGACTGCGACATGGACGCCCTCATGGCCGAGATGGGCAAGCTCCAGGACGAGATCGATGCCGCCGACGGCTGGGATATCGATTCCAAGCTCGGCCAGGCCATGGACGCCCTGCAGCTGCCCGATTCCGACATGCCGGTTAACGTGCTCTCTGGCGGCGAGCGTCGCCGCGTGGCCCTGTGCAAGCTGCTGCTCGAGGCTCCCGATCTGCTGCTGCTCGACGAGCCCACGAACCACCTGGACGCCGAGTCGATCCTGTGGCTCGAGCACTTCCTGCACAACTACCAGGGCGCGGTGCTTGCCGTCACGCACGATCGCTACTTCCTGGATAACGTTGCCGAGTGGATCTGCGAGGTCGACCGCGGTCACCTTTATCCCTACAAGGGCAACTACTCCACGTATCTGGAGACCAAGGCCGCCCGTATCGAGGCGCAGGGCAACCGCGACGCCAAGCTCGCCAAGCGCATGGAGGCCGAGATCGAGTGGGTACGCAGCTCGCCCAAGGCTCGCCAGGCAAAGAACAAGGCCCGTCTGGCTCGCTACGAGGAGATGGAGGCCGAGGCCCGCGCAAGCCAGAAGCTCGACTGGACCGACATCCGCATCCCCGTGGGCCCGCGTCTGGGCAACAAGGTGCTCGAGGCCCATCACCTGCACAAGGAATTCGACGGTCGCGTGCTCATCGACGACCTTTCTTTCACCCTGCCGCGCAACGGCATTGTGGGCGTCATCGGCCCCAACGGTGTGGGCAAGACCACGCTGTTCAAGACCATCGTGGGCCTGGAGCCGCTGACTTCGGGCGAGCTCGAGGTGGGCGAGACCGTCAAGATCTCCTATGTCGATCAGAACCGTTCTGGCATCGATCCCGATAAGAACCTGTGGGAGGTCGTCTCGGACGGCCTGGACCACATGATGGTCGGCGAGACCGAGGTTCCGAGCCGTGCTTATGTGGCGAGCTTTGGCTTTAAGGGTCAGGACCAGCAGAAGCGCGCCGGCGTACTCTCCGGTGGCGAGCGCAACCGTCTGAACCTGGCGCTTACGCTCAAGCAGGGCGGCAACCTGCTGCTCCTCGACGAGCCCACGAACGACCTCGACGTCGAGACGCTGTCCTCGCTCGAAGCGGCGCTGCTCGAGTTCCCGGGCTGCTCGGTGGTCATTAGCCACGACCGTATGTTCCTGGACCGTGTCGCCACGCACATTCTGGCGTGGGAGGGCACCGACGAGAACCCGGGCAACTGGTATTGGTTCGAGGGCAACTTCGAGGCCTATCAGGCCAACCGCATCGAGCGCCTAGGCGAGGACGCAGCCCAGCCGCATCGTATCCACCGTAAGCTGACGCGCGACTAG